One window of the Vigna radiata var. radiata cultivar VC1973A chromosome 1, Vradiata_ver6, whole genome shotgun sequence genome contains the following:
- the LOC106773900 gene encoding phosphoethanolamine N-methyltransferase, with protein sequence MASLTMVQGVGGMDERCVQKNYWMEHTTELSVESMMLDSNASHLDKEERPEVLSLLPAYEGKTVVELGAGIGRFTGELAKKAGQLLALDFIESAIKKNENINGHHKNVKFMCADVTSPNLQISEGSVDLIFSNWLLMYLSDEEVESLAGRMIKWLKVGGYVFFRESCFHQSGDSKRKYNPTHYREPRFYTKVFKECHKIDDRGNSFELSLIGCKCIGAYVRNKKNQNQICWIWQKVRSQDDRRFQRFLDSVEYNHKDILLYESVFGQGFVSTGGLETTKEFVAKLGLKPGQKVLDVGCGTGGGDIYMAENFDVEVVGIDLSINMISLAIERVIGLKCSVEFECADCTKNSYPENTFDVIYSRDTLLHIKDKPSLFRSFYKWLKPGGTLLITDYCKSVGSLSVGYADYIQKGGYYIHEMKTYSQMLENAGFNDVIAEDQSNLFMKTLQQELNALESKKDDFIDEFSKEDYNKISERWKAKQMRGADGEQIWGLFIAKKK encoded by the exons ATGGCTTCGTTGACGATGGTGCAAG GTGTCGGAGGTATGGATGAACGGTGTGTTCAGAAAAACTACTGGATGGAACACACGACAGAGTTGTCTGTCGAGTCGATGATGTTGGATTCAAACGCCTCTCATCTCGACAAGGAAGAAAGACCAGAA GTTTTGTCTTTACTACCAGCATATGAAGGAAAAACAGTAGTAGAACTTGGAGCAGGTATTGGAAGATTCACAGGTGAATTGGCCAAGAAAGCTGGTCAGTTACTTGCTCTGGATTTCATTGAGAGTGCTATAAAGAAG AATGAGAACATTAATGGGCACCACAAGAATGTCAAGTTCATGTGTGCTGATGTCACATCTCCGAACTTGCAGATTTCTGAAGGGTCTGTTGATCTGATTTTCTCAAATTGGTTACTCATGTATCTTTCCGATGAGGAG GTTGAGAGTTTAGCAGGAAGGATGATCAAATGGTTAAAAGTAGGTGGATATGTGTTCTTCAGAGAATCATGTTTCCACCAATCTGGAGATTCCAAGAGAAAATACAACCCAACTCACTACAGGGAACCTAGATTTTACACCAAG GTGTTTAAAGAGTGCCATAAGATTGATGATAGAGGGAATTCCTTTGAACTTTCGCTTATTGGCTGTAAATGCATTGGAGCTTATGTAAGAAACAAGAAGAATCAAAACCAG ATTTGTTGGATATGGCAAAAAGTGAGATCACAAGATGATAGGAGGTTCCAGCGGTTCTTAGATAGTGTTGAGTATAATCACAAGGATATTTTACTCTATGAGAGTGTTTTTGGCCAAGGCTTTGTGAGCACAGGAGGACTTG AAACAACAAAGGAATTTGTGGCAAAGTTGGGACTAAAACCAGGCCAAAAGGTTTTGGATGTTGGTTGTGGTACTGGGGGAGGTGACATTTACATGGCTGAAAATTTTGATGTTGAGGTAGTTGGCATTGACCTCTCCATAAACATGATTTCTCTTGCCATTGAACGTGTAATTGGGCTCAAATGTTCAGTAGAATTTGAATGTGCAGATTGCACTAAAAATTCATACCCTGAGAATACATTCGATGTAATCTATTCCCGTGACACATTGCTACACATCAAA GATAAACCGTCACTATTTAGATCATTTTACAAATGGTTGAAGCCTGGAGGTACACTTCTAATTACTGATTACTGCAAAAGTGTAGGAAGTCTATCAGTAGGATATGCTGACTACATACAAAAGGGAGGATACTATATCCATGAGATGAAAACATATTCTCAG ATGCTCGAAAATGCTGGATTTAATGATGTCATTGCCGAGGATCAATCTAATTTG TTCATGAAAACACTACAACAGGAATTAAATGCCCTTGAGAGCAAGAAGGATGATTTCATTGATGAATTCTCGAAG GAAGACTACAATAAAATTAGTGAAAGATGGAAGGCCAAGCAGATGAGGGGTGCAGATGGTGAACAAATATGGGGCTTGTTCATCGCCAAGAAGAAATGA